TTCGTGTCCTTCGACATGATCAGCTATGCCGCCGGGCTCAGCCGCCTGCACGCCTGGCGCTTCGCCCTCGCGACGCTGGCGGGCATCATCCCGGCCAGCTTCCTGCTGGCCCATTTCGGCGGCGCGGCCGTCGGCGGAGACATCGGCGCAACGGGCTGGGCGGTGCTCGGCCTCGGCCTCGTGACGGGGCTGCCGCTGCTGTGGGTGGCACTCAGGGGCAGGGGCGACAGGCGCTGAGAGGGGCTTGAGCTTCCAGCGGCGGGATGCCCCAGGCTGAAACGCGACAGGAAAGGATGGCAGGACATGGACCACGACCATCACCACGCGGCGACCGACCTGCCCGAAGGGGCGGAGACGGCGAAGGATCCGGTTTGCGGCATGACGGTCGCAATCAAGCCCGATGGCCGGCAGGCGGAGTTTCAGGGCGAGACGTATCATTTCTGCTCGGACAAGTGCCTGGCGAAGTTCGAGGCGGATCCGTGGTTCTACGCCTCGGGCCGGGCCGAGGGGCAGAAAAAGGCCGTGCCGGCCAACGTACAGTACACCTGTCCGATGCATCCCGAGATCGTTCGCGATGCGCCGGGATCCTGCCCGATCTGCGGCATGGCGCTGGAGCCGATGCTGCCTTCGGACGAGCCCAGCGAGGAATTGGCCGACTTCACCCGCCGAATGTGGATCTCGGCCGCAGCCGCCGTGCCGCTCATCATCCTGACCATGGGCGAGATGGTCGGCCTGCCTGTGCGCGACTGGATCGGGCACCGGACGGCCAGCTATCTGGAGTTCGTACTGGCGACGCCGATCATCCTGTGGGCTGCCCTGCCCTTCTTCCTGCGA
This Halovulum dunhuangense DNA region includes the following protein-coding sequences:
- a CDS encoding heavy metal-binding domain-containing protein, giving the protein MDHDHHHAATDLPEGAETAKDPVCGMTVAIKPDGRQAEFQGETYHFCSDKCLAKFEADPWFYASGRAEGQKKAVPANVQYTCPMHPEIVRDAPGSCPICGMALEPMLPSDEPSEELADFTRRMWISAAAAVPLIILTMGEMVGLPVRDWIGHRTASYLEFVLATPIILWAALPFFLR